A stretch of Gemmatimonadaceae bacterium DNA encodes these proteins:
- a CDS encoding GNAT family N-acetyltransferase: MIAIAQITPGNVATFKEVRLRALRDAPSAFGSTYATESAMSDVEWMQRAVRWNGERGIGFLAIDDGIACGIVGSMLDEDDATRATLVSMWTAPTHRRRGIARLLVNEVVGWARAREVAAIRLMVTSSNAAARSFYEQLGFACTGRTEPYPNDAALIEWEMMRRLSPHG; the protein is encoded by the coding sequence ATGATTGCGATCGCGCAAATCACGCCGGGCAACGTCGCCACATTCAAGGAGGTCCGTCTGCGCGCACTGCGCGACGCGCCGAGCGCGTTCGGCTCGACGTACGCGACGGAGAGCGCGATGAGCGACGTCGAATGGATGCAGCGGGCCGTTCGGTGGAACGGCGAGCGAGGCATCGGGTTTCTCGCGATCGACGACGGGATCGCTTGCGGTATCGTGGGCTCGATGCTCGATGAGGACGATGCGACGCGGGCGACGCTGGTATCGATGTGGACTGCCCCGACCCATCGCCGTCGTGGCATCGCGCGTCTGTTGGTGAATGAGGTTGTCGGGTGGGCGCGCGCGAGAGAGGTCGCCGCGATCCGGTTGATGGTCACCTCGAGCAATGCCGCTGCGCGTTCGTTCTACGAGCAGTTAGGCTTTGCCTGCACGGGTCGCACCGAACCGTATCCGAACGACGCCGCTCTGATCGAGTGGGAGATGATGCGGCGGCTGTCGCCGCACGGCTAG